The proteins below come from a single Mucilaginibacter mali genomic window:
- a CDS encoding sialate O-acetylesterase codes for MPGTITYFSITNKTDRSTMKKTFYSLLLLIAFSLLIANRADAKIKLPGIFGDNMVLQQQAQDKLWGWAGANAMVNVTTGWDHKAYHTKADAQGNWKITVSAPKAGGPYQIAFNDGSPLTLKNVMIGEVWFCSGQSNMEMALRGNSSPILNAAEIILNADNPQLRLCTFHTANSLTPLTDVQAQWNESTSETARNFSAIAYQFGAILQKKLHVPVGLIVSSVGGTMIESWMSKGSLAAFPEVKVPPTILDTVKQPWKLPTALFNGMVAPVLGFNVKGIIWYQGESNRHEPQLYGRLFPVMVADWRKQWGLGDIPFYYVQIAPFGSTDKTRSGPLLREAQLKGMDAIPNSGMASTMDVGMEKFIHYMNKTLPAQRLAYWALGKTYGIKGINYLAPAYKSMEVSGDKITVTFNNAPYLTTYEKPSLTLFEVAGADKVFHPAKATIKANQVVLQSDKVSAPIAVRYAFKEYVMAELYNNDGIPASSFRTDNWDDVR; via the coding sequence ATGCCCGGGACGATTACCTACTTTAGCATCACCAATAAAACTGATAGATCTACCATGAAGAAGACTTTCTACTCCCTCCTATTACTGATCGCGTTTTCGCTTCTTATCGCCAACAGGGCCGACGCAAAAATTAAACTGCCGGGTATTTTTGGCGATAACATGGTATTGCAGCAGCAAGCCCAGGATAAGCTATGGGGATGGGCTGGCGCGAACGCCATGGTGAATGTCACTACCGGCTGGGACCACAAAGCCTACCATACAAAAGCCGATGCGCAGGGGAACTGGAAGATAACGGTTAGCGCTCCGAAAGCTGGTGGACCATATCAAATCGCGTTTAACGACGGCAGCCCGCTTACGCTTAAAAACGTAATGATCGGCGAGGTGTGGTTTTGCTCGGGGCAATCGAACATGGAAATGGCGCTACGGGGAAACTCATCGCCGATATTGAATGCCGCTGAAATTATCCTGAATGCTGATAATCCACAATTGCGCCTGTGCACGTTCCATACTGCCAATTCGTTAACGCCGTTGACAGATGTGCAGGCCCAATGGAATGAATCGACCTCAGAAACGGCGCGCAACTTCAGCGCTATTGCTTACCAGTTTGGGGCGATATTGCAAAAGAAGCTGCATGTACCGGTTGGGCTGATCGTATCGAGCGTTGGCGGCACGATGATAGAAAGCTGGATGAGTAAAGGTAGCCTTGCGGCCTTTCCCGAAGTAAAGGTACCGCCGACCATTCTTGATACCGTTAAGCAGCCATGGAAATTACCTACCGCTCTATTTAACGGTATGGTGGCCCCGGTGCTGGGCTTCAATGTTAAAGGCATTATCTGGTACCAGGGCGAAAGCAACCGCCACGAACCGCAGCTGTATGGCAGGCTGTTCCCGGTTATGGTAGCCGATTGGCGCAAGCAATGGGGACTGGGTGATATTCCGTTTTATTATGTGCAGATAGCGCCATTCGGTTCTACAGATAAAACCCGTAGCGGGCCACTGCTGCGTGAAGCACAATTAAAAGGCATGGACGCGATACCCAACTCGGGCATGGCATCAACCATGGATGTGGGGATGGAAAAATTTATCCATTATATGAACAAGACCCTGCCCGCGCAAAGATTGGCCTATTGGGCATTGGGCAAAACCTACGGTATAAAAGGGATTAATTACCTTGCCCCCGCCTACAAAAGTATGGAAGTAAGCGGCGATAAGATTACGGTAACGTTTAACAATGCCCCCTATCTCACCACTTATGAAAAGCCATCTTTAACCCTATTTGAAGTTGCGGGTGCAGATAAAGTATTCCATCCTGCAAAGGCTACCATAAAAGCTAATCAGGTGGTACTGCAAAGCGATAAGGTATCAGCCCCGATTGCCGTGCGCTATGCCTTTAAAGAATATGTAATGGCCGAGCTGTATAATAACGATGGCATCCCGGCATCATCATTCCGTACGGATAATTGGGACGATGTGCGGTAA
- a CDS encoding GH39 family glycosyl hydrolase, producing the protein MRVNFVVLASLLLSGLCASAQVTGRTIHADMKQEAGKRSSVFNECIGAGRANEGLRADWQQQLTMVQKDFNFKYIRFHGLLHDDMRVYSVDKEGKASYNWQYIDALYDFLQSVHLRPIVELSFMPADMASGTKTVFWWKGNVTKPKSYELWDGLISKLVTHLQERYGKAEVEKWYFEVWNEPDLGGFFAGTQADYFELYEHTARAVKGVSPTYRIGGPATSAMKWIGEFLSYCDQHKVPVDFVSTHDYATTSVLDEFGTKKQKLKPDVDSVAKDVKRIRQHISASPFKNAEFHVTEWNTSPSSHDPIHDSYQNAAFVLHVLKKAMPWANSMSYWTFTDVFEEAGPALTPFHGGFGLVNLQSIKKPTYFAYQYLNQLGATELKNSDPESIICKSNKNVQALFWDFTFPETGKDFDQGYFIKDQPPAATRKVQLKLSNLANGTYTIEVYKTGYKSNDPGTQYTAWGRPSYINPQQVAELKQLSSGKAVKSSTITVRNGVYTESYATGSNDIYLVKLNFKHI; encoded by the coding sequence ATGAGAGTCAATTTTGTTGTTTTAGCCAGCCTTTTGCTATCCGGCCTTTGCGCCAGCGCGCAGGTTACCGGTCGTACTATCCATGCCGATATGAAGCAGGAAGCCGGTAAACGATCTTCAGTGTTTAACGAATGCATCGGCGCCGGTCGCGCCAACGAGGGGCTGCGCGCCGACTGGCAGCAGCAACTAACCATGGTGCAAAAGGATTTCAACTTCAAATATATCCGCTTCCACGGATTACTGCACGATGATATGCGGGTGTATTCGGTAGATAAGGAGGGTAAGGCCAGCTATAACTGGCAGTATATTGATGCGCTGTACGATTTTCTGCAAAGCGTGCACCTGCGGCCTATTGTAGAACTCAGTTTTATGCCGGCCGATATGGCCAGCGGCACCAAAACCGTTTTTTGGTGGAAGGGGAACGTAACCAAACCCAAATCGTACGAGTTGTGGGATGGCTTGATCAGCAAGCTGGTAACCCATTTACAGGAGCGGTATGGCAAGGCCGAGGTAGAGAAATGGTACTTTGAAGTTTGGAACGAACCCGATCTGGGCGGCTTCTTTGCCGGTACGCAGGCCGATTATTTTGAACTGTATGAGCATACTGCGCGGGCTGTAAAAGGCGTATCGCCCACATACAGGATAGGTGGCCCGGCAACCTCGGCTATGAAATGGATAGGAGAGTTTTTAAGTTATTGCGATCAGCATAAGGTGCCGGTTGATTTTGTTTCGACGCACGATTATGCCACTACCTCCGTACTGGATGAATTTGGCACCAAGAAGCAGAAACTGAAGCCGGATGTAGATTCGGTAGCTAAGGATGTGAAGCGCATCCGCCAGCATATCAGCGCATCGCCGTTTAAAAATGCCGAATTTCACGTTACCGAGTGGAATACCTCGCCATCATCGCACGATCCTATTCACGACAGCTACCAAAACGCCGCCTTTGTATTGCATGTGCTAAAAAAGGCCATGCCCTGGGCCAACTCCATGTCGTACTGGACGTTTACCGATGTGTTTGAAGAAGCCGGTCCGGCGTTGACGCCGTTCCATGGTGGTTTTGGCTTGGTAAACCTGCAAAGCATTAAAAAGCCTACGTATTTTGCCTATCAATACCTCAATCAATTAGGCGCGACCGAGTTGAAGAACAGCGACCCGGAATCCATCATTTGCAAAAGCAATAAAAATGTGCAGGCCTTGTTTTGGGATTTTACGTTCCCCGAAACCGGTAAGGATTTTGACCAGGGATACTTTATTAAAGATCAGCCGCCTGCTGCCACACGTAAAGTGCAGTTGAAGCTAAGCAACCTCGCCAACGGCACCTACACCATAGAAGTTTATAAAACAGGCTATAAATCAAACGACCCCGGCACGCAATATACCGCCTGGGGCAGGCCATCGTACATCAACCCTCAGCAGGTTGCCGAACTGAAGCAACTGTCATCGGGCAAGGCGGTAAAAAGCAGTACAATAACCGTGAGGAATGGCGTGTACACCGAAAGCTACGCGACCGGCAGCAACGATATCTACCTGGTGAAACTCAATTTTAAACATATATAA
- a CDS encoding DUF2264 domain-containing protein: MKYKYLFTGFMAALTLSGNAIAQDTPLPGGKAERAYLVSALTRIADPVLSALSKNELKKTMPVEAKVSKDRVYSTHLEAFGRLYAGMAPWLELGADNTPEGKLREKYIKLTITCIHNATDPKAADFMNFFDGRQPVVDAAFFAQGLLRSPHQIWDKLDAATKANVIAALKSSRVIQPSYSNWLLFSGTIEAALQQFDKSGDKMRMDYAVKQHLISWYKGDGAYGDGPNFHWDYYNSFVIQPMLVGVLKVWSDEEAARKKDYDLALAHIKRYAAVQERLISPEGTYPPIGRSLAYRFGAFQVLSMVAMMHELPEEVKPQQVRAALYTMIKRQVEAPNTFDKNGWMQIGIYGHQPDIGENYISTGSLYLCSEGFLILGLPESDPLWQGKDEDWTARKVWKGEQIHIDHAID; the protein is encoded by the coding sequence ATGAAATATAAATATCTTTTTACCGGCTTCATGGCCGCCTTAACCCTAAGCGGGAATGCCATTGCGCAGGACACCCCGCTGCCCGGCGGTAAAGCCGAACGCGCGTATTTGGTATCGGCCTTAACCCGCATTGCCGATCCGGTGCTGAGCGCCCTGAGCAAAAATGAATTAAAGAAGACCATGCCTGTAGAGGCTAAGGTTTCTAAAGACCGCGTGTACAGTACGCATTTGGAGGCGTTTGGTCGATTATATGCCGGGATGGCCCCCTGGCTGGAATTAGGTGCCGATAATACCCCCGAAGGGAAACTGCGGGAGAAGTATATCAAGCTAACCATCACCTGTATCCACAATGCCACCGACCCTAAAGCGGCCGATTTTATGAATTTTTTTGATGGTCGCCAGCCGGTGGTGGATGCCGCATTCTTTGCGCAGGGGTTACTACGCTCGCCACACCAGATTTGGGATAAGTTGGATGCGGCCACTAAGGCCAATGTGATCGCCGCGCTGAAATCCAGCCGGGTGATCCAGCCATCGTACAGTAACTGGCTGCTGTTCAGCGGCACTATCGAAGCCGCCCTGCAGCAGTTTGATAAAAGCGGCGATAAAATGCGCATGGATTATGCCGTGAAGCAACACCTGATTTCCTGGTACAAAGGAGATGGCGCTTATGGCGATGGGCCAAACTTCCATTGGGATTATTATAACAGCTTCGTAATTCAACCCATGCTGGTGGGCGTGTTGAAAGTTTGGAGCGATGAGGAAGCCGCCAGGAAAAAAGATTACGATCTGGCATTAGCCCATATTAAACGCTACGCCGCCGTGCAGGAGCGCCTGATATCGCCCGAGGGTACTTATCCACCCATCGGCCGTTCGCTGGCTTACCGGTTTGGGGCGTTCCAGGTATTATCGATGGTGGCCATGATGCACGAATTGCCCGAAGAGGTGAAGCCCCAGCAGGTGCGCGCAGCCTTGTACACCATGATCAAGCGCCAGGTAGAAGCGCCCAATACCTTCGATAAAAATGGCTGGATGCAGATCGGCATCTACGGGCACCAGCCTGATATCGGCGAAAATTACATCTCTACCGGCAGCCTGTACCTGTGCTCGGAGGGTTTCCTGATCCTTGGCCTGCCCGAAAGCGACCCATTGTGGCAAGGTAAGGACGAAGACTGGACCGCCCGCAAGGTTTGGAAGGGTGAGCAGATCCACATCGACCATGCGATAGATTAA
- a CDS encoding glycoside hydrolase family 88 protein, protein MKIKHLFVLTAATLSGLTGYAQNKQNFKPKPEILKLIDQNFKDADKQYKVLMQHVPADSLPESFNHDGTWKTQANKGWTAGFYPGTLFYLYSDLKDKALYNEGVRRLKNMEPMQTIDSHDIGFMMYDSYGVANRLMPNEAYKQVLITSAKSLAKRFNPKVGCTMSWSSQPGHFRVIIDNMMNLELLMWATKATGDSTYAKIAISHANTTMKNHFRPDYSSYHLVDYNPETGEVIKRQTVQGAADESAWARGQGWGLYGFTMMYRETKDRKYLEQARHIANFILSNPTLPADKVPYWDYSAPGIPNALRDASAATIYASALIELARYDAPNAKRYIDVAETIIKTLSSPTYKAVNGDNGGYLLKHSVGHFPKGSLIDVPLTYADYYFAEAMLRYKNMDKNINR, encoded by the coding sequence ATGAAAATCAAACACTTATTTGTCCTCACCGCCGCCACGCTTAGTGGGCTGACGGGATATGCCCAAAACAAGCAAAACTTTAAACCCAAGCCCGAGATCCTGAAGCTGATCGATCAAAACTTTAAAGATGCCGATAAGCAATACAAGGTTTTGATGCAGCACGTGCCTGCCGATAGCCTGCCCGAGTCGTTCAACCACGATGGCACCTGGAAAACACAGGCCAACAAGGGCTGGACGGCCGGCTTTTACCCCGGCACGTTGTTTTACCTGTACAGCGATCTGAAGGATAAGGCCCTGTACAATGAAGGCGTGCGCCGGTTGAAAAACATGGAGCCAATGCAAACCATCGACTCGCACGATATTGGCTTTATGATGTACGACAGCTACGGCGTGGCCAACCGCCTGATGCCGAACGAAGCCTACAAACAGGTATTGATCACCAGCGCGAAATCGCTGGCTAAGCGGTTTAATCCAAAGGTGGGCTGCACCATGTCGTGGAGTTCGCAGCCGGGGCATTTCAGGGTGATCATTGATAACATGATGAACCTGGAACTGCTGATGTGGGCTACTAAAGCCACCGGCGATTCTACTTATGCTAAGATCGCCATATCTCATGCTAATACCACCATGAAGAACCACTTCAGGCCCGACTATAGCTCGTACCATTTGGTTGATTACAACCCGGAGACCGGTGAGGTGATCAAAAGACAAACTGTTCAAGGCGCTGCCGATGAATCTGCATGGGCGCGTGGGCAGGGTTGGGGGCTGTATGGCTTTACCATGATGTACCGCGAAACCAAGGACCGCAAATATTTGGAGCAGGCCAGGCACATCGCCAACTTTATCCTCAGCAATCCAACATTACCTGCTGATAAGGTACCGTATTGGGATTACAGCGCGCCCGGCATACCTAATGCCCTGCGCGATGCTTCGGCAGCTACCATCTACGCTTCGGCGCTGATCGAACTGGCACGCTACGATGCACCGAACGCCAAACGCTATATTGATGTGGCCGAAACCATCATCAAAACACTGTCATCACCAACTTATAAGGCCGTTAACGGCGATAATGGCGGTTACCTGCTGAAGCACAGTGTTGGCCACTTCCCTAAGGGATCGCTGATCGATGTGCCGTTGACCTATGCCGATTATTATTTTGCAGAAGCGATGCTGCGCTACAAGAACATGGATAAAAACATCAACCGTTAA
- a CDS encoding glycoside hydrolase family 2 TIM barrel-domain containing protein, which translates to MKRTLLFVWLICMTAFAGYAKPAPAYAIIPFTGMDYIRVEVDAAYQTSAQNTFKLVIKSVADGNVLWQGDVKPTEAINIKKGKLAFTVNGLKPILWQPTNPYLYQVSLQQYSNGQLQDELKERAGFRSFERRGGSLYLNGKPIFLRGIAINPPGRGIPAKIEESRAFALEYVRYMKSINVNIIRIPDAEEWYDVCDELGMMVFGGNYSGKVAGGEKVDSKEQFGDETDGGFPKDYDRGVDWYENTKFHAIAQHPSLMVYAMTNETPFAGSRAAPWEKFLAYAYDKLKKWDETRVYIANAGYGYGKAGDICDIHRYWGWYYSSPYTFLNIRDNSKIIPFPKHDQPITFTECVGNYTGPDGRYNLTPAHKNPSSQLAWTGHAEQGLQSKLADEHQSSTFRYATELFRQLRAVNHDLSGVFPFTILFYNWDTVEKFGDMHPKPVTDQVKISYQPVLLSWECWTKNVYAGSTFNPIAHVINDDEHFEDLKDLKMICQLRDKAHVLVYTDTIAMPNVAYYSSAQKQLQIKLPVNLASGYYKLTGELWSGGKVVSHNFFDIFISGKQFIPQSPVLDRQVLVYDKGGKLKSSLEKLNIPSRPLTSWKNLPLNKVVIIGDNAADNALAQNAASIKDFISKGGRILCLRQDSAHRLNLNKILDSKLANSTVDIDHPVYPVSANPPRNGYYINYERPDHPVFAGVTRANLRVFSDYSGWSENQKGMPEIYPVKDGFTLENRDGVSNTAILGNYGSGLQAIAVAEQFIGKGSIVLSGMDLLNRTGLDPVADRLLLNLVTYTSANAGHVLYQAITGPIIWGDYETEKGIVTDYYSGFLVNSTPRLPDNFVSKRPIVVTREGYQLAGGSRAGFNTHPGIQYVANGRRPWGPYVQTFGGQPKMLTDSVTDGTARFWCRIPAGQNMSTSLVWNPGDEPISIKIKVNNLPGVKQTIKPGDKVFIKAPVNSDIVNMTFTGDRRAVVLETAFGKR; encoded by the coding sequence ATGAAAAGAACGCTCCTTTTTGTTTGGCTGATCTGCATGACCGCGTTTGCCGGCTATGCTAAACCAGCCCCCGCTTATGCCATTATTCCCTTTACGGGGATGGATTATATCCGTGTGGAGGTGGATGCCGCTTATCAAACATCGGCCCAAAATACCTTTAAGCTGGTCATCAAGTCAGTTGCCGATGGCAATGTATTATGGCAGGGCGATGTGAAGCCAACGGAAGCCATCAATATTAAAAAAGGCAAGCTGGCCTTTACCGTAAACGGATTGAAGCCCATCCTGTGGCAACCGACAAACCCGTACCTGTACCAGGTAAGCCTGCAGCAATACAGTAATGGGCAGTTGCAGGATGAATTAAAGGAACGCGCCGGCTTCCGTAGTTTTGAGCGGAGGGGCGGCAGCCTTTACCTGAACGGTAAGCCCATATTTTTACGCGGCATCGCCATCAACCCGCCAGGCAGGGGCATCCCCGCCAAAATAGAGGAAAGCCGTGCCTTCGCGCTGGAATATGTGCGGTATATGAAGAGCATCAACGTAAACATCATCCGCATACCCGATGCTGAAGAGTGGTACGATGTATGCGATGAACTGGGTATGATGGTGTTCGGTGGCAACTACAGCGGCAAGGTGGCCGGTGGCGAAAAGGTGGACAGCAAGGAGCAGTTTGGCGATGAGACCGACGGCGGCTTTCCTAAAGATTATGACAGGGGGGTAGACTGGTACGAGAATACCAAGTTCCACGCCATCGCGCAGCATCCCAGCTTGATGGTATATGCCATGACCAACGAAACGCCATTTGCAGGTTCACGCGCCGCGCCCTGGGAGAAGTTTTTGGCTTACGCTTATGATAAACTAAAAAAGTGGGATGAAACCCGCGTGTATATTGCCAACGCCGGTTATGGCTACGGCAAGGCGGGCGATATTTGCGATATCCACCGCTATTGGGGCTGGTATTACAGTTCGCCTTATACTTTCCTTAATATCAGGGATAACTCCAAGATCATTCCGTTCCCCAAGCACGATCAGCCCATTACTTTTACCGAGTGCGTGGGTAATTATACCGGTCCGGATGGCAGGTATAATTTAACACCAGCCCACAAGAACCCAAGCTCGCAACTGGCCTGGACGGGGCATGCTGAACAAGGCCTGCAATCGAAACTGGCTGATGAGCATCAGAGTAGCACTTTCCGCTATGCTACGGAACTATTCAGGCAACTGCGTGCCGTAAATCATGATCTGAGCGGTGTATTCCCGTTCACCATCCTTTTTTACAACTGGGATACGGTAGAGAAATTTGGCGATATGCACCCCAAACCGGTAACCGACCAGGTGAAGATCTCCTACCAACCGGTGCTGCTAAGCTGGGAATGCTGGACCAAGAACGTATATGCCGGGTCTACGTTTAACCCGATTGCCCACGTAATAAATGACGATGAACATTTTGAAGACCTGAAGGACCTGAAGATGATCTGCCAGTTGCGCGATAAAGCGCACGTGCTGGTGTATACCGATACCATCGCCATGCCCAATGTTGCTTACTATTCATCGGCGCAAAAGCAATTGCAGATAAAGCTGCCGGTAAATTTGGCTAGCGGTTATTATAAATTAACCGGCGAATTGTGGTCGGGTGGTAAAGTGGTATCGCATAACTTCTTCGATATCTTTATTTCGGGCAAGCAATTTATCCCGCAAAGCCCGGTGCTGGACAGGCAGGTGCTGGTATACGATAAAGGCGGCAAATTAAAATCATCGCTGGAGAAGCTGAATATCCCATCGCGACCCCTAACATCGTGGAAGAACCTGCCGCTGAATAAGGTGGTAATTATTGGCGATAATGCTGCCGATAATGCCTTGGCGCAAAATGCCGCGAGCATTAAGGATTTCATCAGCAAGGGTGGCCGAATCCTATGCCTTCGCCAGGATAGCGCGCATCGATTGAATTTAAACAAGATCCTGGATAGCAAGCTGGCCAACAGCACGGTTGATATTGATCACCCGGTATATCCGGTATCGGCCAACCCTCCGCGCAATGGATATTATATTAATTATGAACGGCCAGATCACCCGGTGTTTGCTGGGGTTACGCGTGCGAACTTAAGGGTGTTCTCTGATTATTCCGGCTGGAGCGAAAACCAAAAGGGGATGCCCGAGATCTACCCGGTTAAGGATGGCTTCACGCTGGAAAACCGGGATGGGGTAAGCAATACGGCTATCCTTGGCAATTATGGTTCGGGCTTGCAGGCTATCGCTGTTGCCGAGCAGTTTATCGGCAAGGGCAGCATTGTATTAAGCGGAATGGACCTGCTTAACCGTACCGGCTTGGATCCTGTTGCCGATAGGTTGCTGCTGAACCTGGTTACTTATACCAGCGCCAATGCCGGGCATGTGCTGTATCAAGCCATTACCGGCCCTATCATATGGGGCGATTACGAGACTGAAAAAGGCATCGTAACCGATTACTACAGCGGCTTCCTGGTGAACTCGACACCGCGCCTGCCCGATAATTTTGTAAGCAAAAGGCCGATCGTAGTTACCAGGGAGGGCTACCAGCTGGCCGGCGGCAGCAGGGCGGGCTTCAATACGCATCCGGGCATACAATATGTGGCTAACGGTCGCCGTCCATGGGGACCGTATGTACAAACCTTTGGCGGTCAACCCAAAATGCTAACCGATAGCGTTACCGATGGGACTGCCAGGTTTTGGTGCCGGATCCCGGCCGGGCAAAACATGTCCACCTCGCTGGTGTGGAACCCGGGCGATGAACCCATCAGTATCAAAATAAAAGTGAACAACCTGCCCGGGGTGAAGCAAACGATAAAACCCGGCGATAAGGTGTTTATCAAAGCCCCGGTAAATTCGGATATCGTTAATATGACCTTTACCGGCGACAGGCGCGCGGTGGTATTAGAGACGGCGTTTGGGAAAAGATAA
- a CDS encoding sialate O-acetylesterase, with protein MPRFKRTALVQIIILFIAITAGRAQNTPAQPLDLYILIGQSNMAGRGPITTEIANEKDNRVYMFTKDKQWVTAKHPLHFDKPSVAGVGPGLTFGLTMEQSNPQHLIGLIPCAVGGTPIEHWVPGAYDQATKTHPYDDAVERITAAMKYGTVKGVIWHQGESNSSPEKAKDYLAKLMELIQRVRTLVGNPNLPFVVGELGRYRPAYANINTQLAKLPATVPFTALASSEGLVHKGDTTHFDGPSAQEMGRRLAQQMLKVQGQVKK; from the coding sequence ATGCCCAGATTTAAAAGAACCGCGCTTGTGCAGATCATTATATTATTCATCGCGATAACGGCAGGGCGCGCCCAAAACACCCCCGCCCAACCGCTTGATCTGTACATACTGATAGGGCAAAGTAATATGGCCGGGCGCGGGCCAATTACAACTGAAATAGCCAACGAAAAGGACAACCGCGTTTACATGTTTACAAAGGATAAGCAATGGGTGACAGCCAAACACCCATTGCATTTCGACAAGCCGTCGGTTGCCGGCGTAGGCCCAGGGTTAACGTTTGGTTTAACAATGGAGCAATCCAACCCTCAACATCTAATTGGTTTGATCCCATGCGCGGTAGGTGGCACCCCCATCGAACACTGGGTACCCGGGGCCTACGACCAGGCCACCAAAACCCACCCCTACGATGACGCCGTTGAACGCATTACCGCAGCCATGAAGTACGGTACCGTAAAAGGCGTTATCTGGCACCAGGGCGAATCGAACAGTAGTCCTGAAAAAGCAAAAGACTATTTAGCTAAGCTTATGGAACTGATCCAGCGTGTACGCACCTTGGTTGGCAACCCTAACCTGCCTTTTGTAGTTGGCGAATTGGGTCGTTACCGCCCTGCTTACGCTAATATCAACACCCAACTGGCTAAGCTGCCGGCTACGGTGCCTTTCACTGCCCTTGCCTCGTCAGAGGGGTTGGTGCACAAAGGCGATACCACCCATTTTGATGGCCCATCCGCGCAGGAAATGGGCCGCAGGCTGGCGCAGCAAATGTTAAAGGTGCAGGGGCAGGTTAAGAAATAG
- a CDS encoding RagB/SusD family nutrient uptake outer membrane protein, with translation MKLYHKIGLGACLLASMASCKKSYLQESPPNILVADNLFANYDGYQNALNGLYYEVRRSRSGVTTSDPVNDMMFEMNVIGVDNGYGNYVTANTEGIFNSWGALNNAGQGYYSKTWAYLYETINSANTIIDRSAASTVLSDAQRNSVQAEARCIRAWAYRHLTYLWGDVPLQLHESTGENVRTDYDRTPVATIHNQMKADWQFADQYLPVTSSNNGKLIKGVAEHYLAELYLADNKPDSAKIWALKVTTNANYKLVTARYGVNATKPGTAFTDMFLDGNSNRSEGNTEALWVLQNELNVVGGEGNNIMRRYWVNRYYSLTVKGTDNKTTSPFAPSADFGGRGIGRLGPTKWAFSIYDATDDRGGDFAWRFSYAINTNPPKGYVLGQVVPVDRTATEKVSNPNYPNTRKWDYTSPLDVNGSQGYNDQIYLRAGETYLLLAEADFKTGDLQGAVDAINALRNRAHATPATLAQINLDFILDERSRELFTEEDRRYTLLRTGTWLTRTKAHNALAGATITTRDQLLPIPQDVIDANLTKKFPQNPGY, from the coding sequence ATGAAACTATATCATAAAATAGGCCTGGGAGCCTGCCTGCTGGCTTCTATGGCATCCTGCAAAAAATCATACCTACAGGAAAGCCCGCCCAATATTTTAGTGGCCGATAACCTGTTTGCCAATTACGATGGTTATCAAAACGCGTTGAACGGCCTTTACTACGAAGTGCGCCGCAGCCGCTCGGGCGTTACCACCAGCGACCCGGTGAACGATATGATGTTCGAGATGAACGTGATAGGCGTGGATAATGGTTACGGAAACTACGTAACCGCTAATACCGAGGGTATATTTAACTCGTGGGGGGCGTTGAATAACGCCGGCCAGGGCTATTACAGCAAAACCTGGGCATACCTTTACGAGACCATCAATTCGGCCAACACCATTATCGACCGCTCTGCAGCCAGCACCGTTTTAAGCGATGCGCAGCGCAATTCGGTACAGGCCGAAGCACGCTGCATCAGGGCATGGGCTTATCGCCATCTTACTTATTTATGGGGCGATGTGCCGCTGCAACTACACGAATCGACCGGTGAGAATGTACGGACCGATTACGACCGCACCCCTGTGGCTACCATCCACAATCAAATGAAGGCCGACTGGCAATTTGCCGACCAATACCTGCCGGTTACCAGCAGCAACAACGGCAAACTGATAAAAGGTGTAGCCGAACACTACCTGGCCGAACTTTACCTGGCCGATAACAAGCCGGATTCGGCTAAGATCTGGGCACTTAAGGTAACCACCAATGCTAACTACAAACTGGTTACCGCGCGCTATGGCGTAAATGCCACCAAGCCCGGCACCGCATTTACCGATATGTTTTTAGATGGCAACTCCAATCGCAGCGAGGGTAACACCGAAGCGCTGTGGGTGTTGCAAAACGAACTGAACGTAGTGGGCGGCGAGGGCAATAACATTATGCGCCGCTATTGGGTTAACCGCTACTACTCATTAACCGTTAAGGGTACCGATAACAAAACCACCAGTCCATTTGCGCCAAGTGCCGATTTTGGTGGCCGTGGTATCGGCCGCTTAGGGCCAACTAAATGGGCGTTCAGCATTTACGATGCTACCGATGACCGTGGCGGCGATTTTGCCTGGAGGTTCTCATATGCCATCAACACTAACCCGCCTAAGGGCTATGTATTAGGCCAGGTGGTTCCGGTTGACCGTACCGCTACCGAAAAAGTGAGTAATCCCAACTACCCTAATACCCGCAAATGGGATTATACCAGTCCGCTGGATGTAAATGGTTCACAAGGTTATAACGATCAGATCTACCTTCGTGCGGGCGAAACCTACCTGCTGCTTGCCGAAGCCGATTTTAAAACCGGCGACTTGCAAGGCGCTGTAGACGCGATAAACGCGCTGCGTAACCGGGCGCACGCCACTCCGGCTACCCTGGCGCAGATCAATCTCGATTTCATTTTAGACGAACGTTCAAGAGAGTTATTCACCGAGGAGGACCGCCGTTACACTTTGCTGCGCACCGGTACCTGGTTAACCCGCACCAAGGCACACAACGCGTTGGCCGGGGCAACCATCACCACGCGCGATCAGTTGCTGCCTATTCCGCAAGACGTGATAGATGCCAACCTGACCAAAAAATTCCCGCAAAACCCGGGTTATTAA